Proteins encoded by one window of Pseudomonas coleopterorum:
- a CDS encoding nucleoside hydrolase, producing the protein MQRFFLTLIRGFSLMALLTSATAMAADKIDLIIDTDPGADDFVALLLALSSPEQINVRALTTVAGNVRLDKTSRNARLAREWAGREDVPVYAGAPKPLVREPIYAANVHGEEGVPGIVVHEPAKGLAEGSAVQYLIDTLSHAEPHSITLAMLGPQTNLALALIQAPGITQGIKEVIVMGGAHFNGGNITPAAEFNLFADPHAAQVVLASGVKLTYVPLDVTHKILTSPARLQQLAALSNKAGPRVVDILQAYVKADMEHYGLPGGPVHDASVIAYLLAPELFSGRQVNLTIDSREGPTFGQTVADWYGTLKQPTNVFWVNDGNAQGFFDLLTQRLQRLP; encoded by the coding sequence ATGCAACGTTTTTTCCTGACCCTGATCCGAGGATTTTCGCTGATGGCCTTGCTGACCAGCGCCACCGCCATGGCGGCCGACAAGATCGATCTGATCATCGATACCGATCCGGGTGCCGATGACTTCGTCGCCTTGCTGCTGGCCCTGTCCTCACCTGAGCAGATCAACGTTCGTGCGCTCACTACCGTGGCCGGTAACGTACGCCTGGACAAGACCTCGCGCAACGCACGACTGGCCCGTGAATGGGCTGGCCGTGAGGACGTGCCAGTGTATGCCGGCGCGCCCAAGCCGCTGGTCCGCGAGCCCATCTATGCCGCCAATGTGCACGGCGAGGAAGGCGTGCCGGGTATTGTCGTCCATGAGCCGGCCAAGGGCCTTGCCGAAGGCAGTGCGGTGCAATACCTGATCGACACCCTCAGTCATGCCGAACCCCACAGCATCACCCTGGCCATGCTGGGGCCACAGACCAACCTGGCGCTGGCGTTGATCCAGGCCCCTGGCATTACCCAGGGCATCAAGGAAGTGATCGTCATGGGCGGCGCCCACTTCAATGGCGGCAACATCACGCCGGCAGCGGAATTCAACCTGTTCGCCGACCCGCACGCCGCTCAGGTCGTGCTGGCGAGCGGGGTGAAGCTCACCTACGTGCCGCTCGACGTCACCCACAAGATCCTCACCAGTCCGGCACGTCTGCAGCAACTGGCTGCGTTGTCGAACAAGGCCGGGCCGAGGGTGGTGGATATCCTGCAGGCGTACGTCAAGGCCGATATGGAGCATTACGGGTTGCCAGGCGGCCCGGTGCACGATGCCAGCGTGATTGCCTACCTGTTGGCGCCGGAGCTGTTCAGCGGTCGTCAAGTCAATCTGACCATCGACAGCCGCGAAGGCCCCACCTTCGGTCAGACCGTGGCCGACTGGTACGGCACCCTCAAGCAACCCACGAATGTATTCTGGGTAAACGACGGCAACGCGCAGGGGTTCTTTGATCTGCTGACGCAACGGCTGCAGCGTCTGCCTTGA
- a CDS encoding I78 family peptidase inhibitor, which translates to MPFPRKTLLILMAALAASGCSTSETSTQSSAAAAPAFDGRCNADGARYTVGKPASADLLEEARVKAGAQVARILRPHDMVTLEYRSDRLNLNADDSGQITRVNCG; encoded by the coding sequence ATGCCTTTCCCGCGCAAGACCCTGTTGATCCTGATGGCCGCCCTGGCTGCCAGCGGCTGCTCTACCTCAGAAACGTCGACCCAGTCGTCTGCCGCCGCTGCACCGGCATTCGACGGACGCTGCAACGCCGATGGCGCACGCTACACCGTCGGCAAGCCAGCTTCCGCCGACCTGCTCGAAGAGGCCAGGGTCAAGGCAGGCGCCCAGGTTGCTCGGATACTGCGTCCCCATGACATGGTCACCCTGGAGTACCGTTCCGACCGTCTCAATCTGAACGCCGACGACAGCGGTCAGATCACTCGCGTCAACTGCGGCTGA
- a CDS encoding cold-shock protein yields MSNRQSGTVKWFNDEKGFGFITPQGGGDDLFVHFKAIESDGFKSLKEGQTVSFVAEKGQKGMQAAQVRPE; encoded by the coding sequence ATGTCTAATCGCCAGTCCGGCACCGTAAAATGGTTCAACGATGAGAAAGGCTTCGGCTTCATCACTCCTCAAGGTGGCGGTGACGACCTGTTCGTACACTTCAAAGCTATCGAATCCGACGGTTTCAAAAGCCTGAAAGAAGGCCAGACCGTTTCGTTCGTGGCTGAGAAAGGCCAAAAGGGCATGCAAGCTGCTCAAGTTCGCCCAGAGTAA
- the thrS gene encoding threonine--tRNA ligase: MPTITLPDGSQRSFDHPVSVAEVAASIGAGLAKATVAGKVNGQLVDACDLITADATLQIITPKDEEGLEIIRHSCAHLVGHAVKQLYPTARMVIGPVIEEGFYYDIAYERPFTPDDMAAIEQRMQQLIDTEYDVIKKVTPRAEVIDVFTARGEDYKLRLVEDMPDEQAMGLYYHEEYVDMCRGPHVPNTRFLKSFKLTKLSGAYWRGDAKNEQLQRVYGTAWADKKQLAAYVKRIEEAEKRDHRKIGKRLGLFHLQEEAPGMVFWHPNGWTVYQVLEQYMRKIQRENGYLEIKTPQVVDRSLWEKSGHWANYAENMFTTESENRDYAIKPMNCPCHVQVFNQGLKSYRELPLRLAEFGACHRNEPSGALHGIMRVRGFVQDDAHIFCTEEQMQSESAAFIKLTMDVYADFGFKDIQLKLSTRPEKRVGSDELWDRAESALAAALDAAGLPYDLQPGEGAFYGPKIEFSLKDCLGRVWQCGTLQLDFNLPIRLSAEYVTEDNGRKHPVMLHRAILGSFERFVGILIEHYEGAFPAWLAPVQAVVMNITDKQADFVQLVEKNLTESGFRAKSDLRNEKIGFKIREHTLLKVPYLLVIGDKEVETQTVAVRTREGADLGSMPIAQFTEYLAQAVSRRGRPDSE; encoded by the coding sequence ATGCCCACCATCACTCTTCCCGACGGCAGTCAGCGTTCGTTCGATCACCCGGTTTCCGTTGCCGAGGTCGCCGCATCCATCGGCGCCGGCCTGGCCAAGGCCACCGTGGCCGGCAAGGTCAACGGCCAACTGGTCGACGCCTGTGACCTGATCACCGCCGACGCCACCTTGCAGATCATCACGCCCAAGGACGAAGAGGGGCTGGAAATCATCCGTCACTCCTGCGCCCACCTGGTCGGTCATGCCGTCAAGCAGCTGTACCCAACCGCGCGGATGGTGATCGGCCCGGTCATCGAAGAAGGCTTCTATTACGACATCGCCTACGAGCGGCCCTTCACGCCGGACGACATGGCGGCGATCGAGCAGCGCATGCAGCAGTTGATCGACACCGAGTACGACGTGATCAAGAAAGTCACGCCGCGTGCCGAAGTCATCGACGTGTTCACCGCTCGCGGCGAAGACTACAAGCTGCGTCTGGTCGAAGATATGCCGGATGAACAGGCCATGGGCCTGTACTATCACGAAGAATACGTCGACATGTGCCGCGGTCCGCACGTGCCGAACACCCGTTTTCTCAAGTCCTTCAAGCTGACCAAACTGTCCGGTGCCTACTGGCGCGGCGATGCCAAGAACGAGCAGTTGCAGCGCGTGTATGGTACTGCCTGGGCAGACAAGAAGCAGCTGGCCGCCTACGTCAAGCGTATCGAGGAAGCCGAGAAGCGCGATCACCGCAAGATCGGCAAGCGCCTGGGGCTGTTCCATCTTCAGGAAGAAGCGCCGGGCATGGTCTTCTGGCACCCCAACGGCTGGACCGTCTACCAGGTGCTTGAACAGTACATGCGCAAGATCCAGCGCGAGAACGGCTACCTGGAAATCAAGACGCCGCAGGTGGTCGATCGCAGCCTGTGGGAGAAATCCGGGCACTGGGCCAACTACGCCGAGAACATGTTCACCACCGAGTCGGAAAATCGCGACTACGCCATCAAACCGATGAACTGCCCCTGCCACGTGCAGGTGTTCAACCAGGGCCTGAAAAGCTATCGCGAGCTGCCGCTGCGCCTGGCCGAGTTCGGCGCCTGCCACCGCAACGAGCCTTCCGGCGCGCTGCACGGCATCATGCGCGTGCGCGGCTTCGTTCAGGACGACGCGCACATCTTCTGTACCGAAGAGCAGATGCAATCCGAATCGGCAGCTTTCATCAAGCTGACCATGGACGTCTATGCCGATTTCGGCTTCAAGGATATCCAGCTCAAGCTGTCCACGCGTCCCGAGAAGCGAGTCGGCTCCGACGAGCTGTGGGATCGCGCCGAGTCGGCCTTGGCCGCAGCGCTCGATGCCGCTGGCCTGCCTTATGACCTGCAGCCGGGCGAGGGCGCCTTCTACGGTCCCAAGATCGAGTTTTCGCTGAAGGATTGTCTGGGTCGCGTCTGGCAATGCGGTACACTGCAGCTCGATTTCAACCTGCCGATCCGTCTGAGTGCCGAATACGTCACCGAAGACAACGGACGCAAGCATCCCGTGATGCTGCACCGCGCGATCCTGGGTTCGTTCGAGCGATTCGTCGGTATCCTGATCGAGCACTACGAGGGCGCATTCCCGGCTTGGCTGGCTCCCGTGCAGGCTGTGGTGATGAATATCACTGATAAACAAGCGGATTTCGTGCAGCTCGTCGAAAAAAATCTGACGGAAAGCGGGTTTCGTGCCAAGTCCGACTTGAGAAATGAAAAGATCGGCTTTAAAATCCGTGAGCATACTTTGCTCAAGGTTCCTTATCTCCTGGTCATCGGGGACAAGGAAGTTGAAACGCAAACTGTCGCTGTGCGTACCCGTGAAGGTGCTGACCTGGGCTCCATGCCCATCGCCCAATTCACCGAGTACCTGGCACAAGCGGTATCCCGGCGTGGTCGCCCAGATTCGGAGTAA
- the infC gene encoding translation initiation factor IF-3, which translates to MIIKREMRQDKRAAPKAPINENISAREVRLIGADGEQIGIVSIDEALRIAEEAKLDLVEISADAIPPVCRVMDYGKSIFEKKKQVAAAKKNQKQVQVKEIKFRPGTEEGDYQVKLRNLVRFLSDGDRAKVSLRFRGREMAHQELGMELLKRVEGDLLEYGSVEQHPKMEGRQLIMVIAPKKKK; encoded by the coding sequence ATTATTATTAAGCGTGAAATGAGACAAGATAAACGAGCTGCACCGAAAGCCCCGATCAACGAGAATATCTCGGCACGCGAGGTTCGGTTAATTGGCGCTGACGGCGAGCAGATTGGCATCGTCTCTATCGATGAAGCGCTTCGTATCGCTGAAGAAGCGAAGCTGGACCTGGTGGAAATCTCCGCCGATGCCATCCCGCCCGTATGCCGGGTGATGGACTACGGCAAATCGATCTTCGAGAAGAAGAAACAGGTTGCCGCGGCGAAGAAGAACCAGAAACAGGTTCAGGTAAAAGAAATCAAGTTTCGTCCAGGGACGGAAGAAGGGGATTACCAGGTAAAACTCCGCAACCTGGTACGTTTCCTGAGTGATGGGGACAGGGCCAAGGTATCCTTGCGATTCCGCGGCCGTGAGATGGCGCATCAGGAGCTGGGCATGGAGCTGTTGAAGCGGGTCGAAGGCGACCTGCTTGAATACGGCTCCGTTGAACAGCATCCGAAGATGGAAGGACGCCAGCTGATCATGGTCATCGCCCCCAAGAAAAAGAAGTAA
- the rpmI gene encoding 50S ribosomal protein L35 — protein sequence MPKMKTKSGAAKRFLKTANGIKHKHAFKSHILTKMSTKRKRQLRGSSLLHPSDVAKVERMLRLR from the coding sequence ATGCCAAAGATGAAAACCAAGAGTGGTGCAGCGAAGCGGTTTTTGAAAACCGCCAACGGCATCAAGCACAAGCACGCTTTCAAGAGCCACATCCTGACCAAAATGTCGACCAAGCGTAAGCGTCAATTGCGCGGTAGCAGCTTGCTGCACCCGTCTGACGTGGCAAAAGTCGAGCGCATGCTGCGCCTTCGTTAA
- the rplT gene encoding 50S ribosomal protein L20, whose translation MARVKRGVIARKRHKKILKLAKGYYGARSRVFRVAKQAVIKAGQYAYRDRRQKKRQFRALWIARINAGARVNGLSYSRFIAGLKKASIEIDRKVLADLAVNEKAAFAAIVEKAKASLA comes from the coding sequence ATGGCTCGTGTTAAGCGTGGCGTCATTGCCCGTAAGCGTCACAAGAAAATTCTGAAACTGGCTAAAGGCTACTACGGCGCTCGTTCGCGCGTATTCCGTGTTGCCAAGCAAGCGGTCATCAAGGCAGGCCAATACGCCTACCGCGACCGTCGTCAGAAAAAACGTCAGTTCCGCGCCCTGTGGATCGCTCGTATCAATGCTGGTGCTCGTGTCAACGGTCTGTCCTACAGCCGTTTCATCGCCGGCCTGAAAAAAGCGTCCATCGAGATCGACCGCAAGGTTCTGGCTGATCTGGCAGTGAACGAAAAAGCGGCGTTTGCTGCGATTGTCGAGAAAGCTAAAGCCTCGCTGGCCTAA
- the pheS gene encoding phenylalanine--tRNA ligase subunit alpha, with translation MENLDALVSQALEAVQHAEDINALEQIRVQFLGKKGELTQVMKTLGNLPADERPKVGALINEAKERVTDVLNARKTAFEEAELSAKLAAEQIDVTLPGRGQTTGGLHPVTRTLERIEQFFTHIGYGIAEGPEVEDDYHNFEALNIPGHHPARAMHDTFYFNANMLLRTHTSPVQARTMESQQPPIRVVCPGRVYRCDSDITHSPMFHQVEGLLIDRDINFADLKGTIEEFLRVFFEKELAVRFRPSFFPFTEPSAEVDIQCVMCSGKGCRVCKQTGWLEVLGCGMVHPNVLRMSGIDPEEFQGFAFGMGAERLAMLRYGVNDLRLFFDNDLRFLAQFR, from the coding sequence ATGGAAAACCTGGATGCGCTGGTCTCTCAAGCTTTGGAGGCCGTGCAACACGCTGAAGACATCAATGCCCTGGAGCAGATCCGGGTTCAATTCCTTGGCAAGAAAGGCGAACTGACTCAGGTGATGAAGACCCTGGGCAACCTGCCTGCCGATGAGCGTCCTAAAGTGGGTGCGCTGATCAACGAAGCCAAGGAGCGTGTCACAGATGTCCTCAATGCGCGCAAGACGGCTTTCGAAGAAGCCGAGCTGAGCGCCAAGCTCGCTGCCGAGCAGATCGACGTCACCCTGCCTGGTCGTGGCCAGACAACTGGCGGCCTGCATCCGGTCACCCGGACGCTGGAGCGTATCGAGCAGTTTTTCACCCATATCGGCTACGGCATCGCCGAAGGTCCCGAGGTGGAAGACGACTATCACAACTTCGAAGCGCTCAACATCCCAGGTCATCACCCGGCCCGTGCGATGCATGACACCTTCTATTTCAATGCCAACATGTTGCTGCGCACCCACACCTCTCCGGTGCAGGCGCGGACCATGGAGTCGCAACAGCCGCCGATTCGGGTCGTCTGCCCGGGCCGGGTCTATCGTTGCGACTCGGATATCACCCACTCGCCGATGTTCCATCAGGTCGAGGGGTTGCTGATCGACCGCGACATCAACTTCGCGGACTTGAAAGGCACCATCGAGGAATTCCTGCGGGTGTTCTTCGAAAAAGAGCTGGCGGTTCGTTTCCGTCCCTCGTTCTTCCCCTTCACCGAACCTTCGGCTGAAGTCGATATTCAATGCGTGATGTGCAGTGGCAAGGGCTGCCGGGTCTGCAAGCAGACCGGCTGGTTGGAAGTGCTGGGCTGCGGCATGGTGCACCCCAACGTGCTGCGCATGTCGGGTATCGACCCCGAAGAGTTCCAGGGTTTTGCTTTCGGCATGGGTGCGGAGCGTCTCGCCATGCTGCGTTACGGCGTCAATGATTTGCGCCTGTTCTTCGACAACGACTTGCGGTTCCTCGCGCAATTTCGCTAG
- the pheT gene encoding phenylalanine--tRNA ligase subunit beta, with the protein MKFSEQWLRGWVSPQASRDELVARLSMAGLEVDSVTLAAGEFSGVVVGEVLATEQHPDADKLRVCQVSDGNETFQVVCGAPNVRPGLKIPFAKIGAQLPGDFKIKKAKLRGVESNGMLCSQSELQVGEGNDGLMELPADAPTGEDFRVYLGLDDASIEVDLTPNRGDCLSLAGLAREVGALYAAPVTRPVIAAVAPVNDDVRPVEVLAPAACPRFLGRVVRNVDLSKATPLWMVERLRRSEVRSIDAAVDITNYVMIELGQPMHAYDLAEIDGGIRVRMAEEGEKITLLDGQEVALRSDTLVIADHARLLGIAGVMGGENSGVTAKTRDVFLEAAFFEPISVAGKARSYGLHTDASHRFERGVDSNLAREAMERATALLLDIAGGEPGPIIESVSPEHLPQIAPITLRAERVSQMLGLELGSSEIEALLTGLGLGVKASGEGQWSVEVPSHRFDISLEVDLIEELARLYGYNRLPVRYPQARLAPQANPEARSDLPALRRLLVARGYQEAITYSFIDPKLFELFSPGVEPLLLANPISTDMAAMRSSLWPGLVKALQHNLNRQQDRVRLFESGLRFVGQLQGLKQEPMLAGVVCGSRLPEGWAQGRETVDFFDVKADVEAVLGFAGALDAFTFVPGQHPALHPGQTARIERDGQEVGYLGALHPELVKSLGLDRAVFVFELVLAEVSEGRLPKFQELSRFPEVRRDLALLADRDVAASAVMEVIRENAGEWLTDLRLFDVYQGKGIDPHRKSLAVGLTWQHPSRTLNDDEVNTTTQAILTSLEQRLNATLRK; encoded by the coding sequence ATGAAATTCAGTGAACAATGGCTGCGTGGCTGGGTAAGCCCGCAGGCTTCGCGAGACGAGCTGGTTGCGCGTCTGTCGATGGCAGGTCTGGAAGTGGACAGCGTAACCCTGGCCGCAGGCGAGTTCAGCGGTGTGGTGGTAGGCGAGGTGCTGGCCACCGAGCAGCACCCGGACGCCGACAAGCTGCGCGTGTGCCAGGTCAGCGATGGCAATGAAACATTTCAGGTGGTCTGTGGTGCGCCGAACGTGCGCCCCGGCCTGAAGATTCCATTCGCCAAGATCGGTGCGCAATTGCCCGGTGACTTCAAGATCAAGAAAGCCAAACTGCGCGGCGTCGAGTCCAACGGCATGCTGTGCTCGCAGTCCGAGCTGCAGGTTGGCGAGGGTAATGACGGCTTGATGGAGCTGCCAGCCGATGCGCCGACTGGCGAGGATTTTCGGGTGTACCTGGGGCTGGACGATGCCAGTATCGAGGTCGACCTGACCCCCAACCGGGGTGACTGTCTGTCGCTGGCAGGTCTGGCCCGTGAAGTGGGTGCGCTGTATGCCGCGCCGGTTACTCGCCCGGTCATCGCCGCCGTTGCTCCGGTCAACGACGACGTGCGTCCGGTGGAGGTGCTTGCGCCGGCAGCTTGCCCGCGTTTTCTCGGCCGTGTAGTGCGCAATGTGGATCTGTCCAAGGCCACTCCGCTGTGGATGGTCGAGCGCCTGCGTCGCAGCGAAGTGCGCAGCATCGATGCCGCGGTGGACATCACCAACTACGTGATGATCGAGCTGGGCCAGCCGATGCATGCGTACGACCTGGCCGAAATTGACGGCGGCATCCGAGTACGCATGGCCGAGGAGGGCGAGAAGATCACCCTGCTCGACGGTCAGGAAGTCGCCCTGCGCAGCGATACCCTGGTCATTGCCGACCACGCGCGCTTGCTGGGCATCGCTGGCGTCATGGGCGGCGAGAACAGCGGCGTGACCGCCAAGACCCGCGATGTGTTTCTCGAGGCCGCGTTCTTCGAACCGATCTCGGTGGCAGGCAAGGCGCGTTCGTATGGGCTGCACACCGACGCTTCCCATCGATTCGAACGCGGTGTCGATTCGAACCTCGCCCGTGAAGCGATGGAGCGCGCGACCGCGTTGCTGCTGGACATCGCCGGCGGCGAACCGGGCCCGATCATCGAAAGCGTCAGCCCGGAACACCTGCCACAGATCGCCCCGATCACCTTGCGTGCCGAGCGGGTCAGCCAGATGCTGGGGCTGGAGCTGGGCAGCAGCGAGATCGAAGCGCTGCTGACCGGTTTGGGTCTGGGCGTCAAGGCCAGTGGGGAAGGGCAGTGGTCGGTGGAAGTGCCGAGTCATCGCTTCGACATCAGCCTGGAAGTCGATCTGATCGAGGAGCTGGCGAGGCTCTACGGTTACAACCGTCTGCCGGTACGCTACCCACAGGCGCGTCTGGCGCCGCAGGCCAACCCGGAAGCTCGTTCCGACCTGCCAGCCCTGCGTCGCCTGCTGGTCGCCCGTGGCTATCAGGAAGCGATCACCTACAGCTTCATCGATCCCAAGCTGTTCGAGCTGTTCAGCCCAGGCGTGGAGCCGCTGTTGCTGGCCAACCCGATCTCGACCGACATGGCAGCGATGCGCTCGTCCTTGTGGCCAGGTCTGGTCAAGGCCCTGCAGCACAACCTCAATCGCCAGCAGGACCGTGTGCGCCTGTTCGAAAGCGGCCTGCGCTTCGTTGGCCAACTGCAGGGTTTGAAGCAGGAGCCCATGCTGGCTGGCGTCGTCTGCGGCAGTCGCCTGCCCGAAGGCTGGGCCCAGGGTCGCGAAACCGTGGACTTTTTCGACGTCAAGGCTGATGTGGAAGCCGTGCTGGGCTTCGCCGGTGCGCTGGACGCCTTCACCTTCGTTCCGGGTCAGCATCCGGCGCTGCATCCAGGCCAGACCGCCCGTATCGAGCGCGATGGTCAGGAAGTAGGCTACCTGGGTGCCTTGCATCCGGAGCTGGTGAAGTCGTTGGGTCTGGACCGCGCCGTCTTCGTGTTCGAGCTGGTGCTAGCCGAAGTTTCCGAAGGTCGTCTGCCGAAATTCCAGGAGCTGTCGCGTTTCCCCGAAGTGCGTCGTGACCTGGCATTGCTGGCCGATCGTGATGTGGCTGCCAGTGCAGTAATGGAGGTCATTCGCGAGAACGCCGGGGAATGGCTCACCGACCTCAGGCTGTTTGACGTCTACCAGGGTAAAGGCATTGATCCTCATAGAAAAAGCCTTGCTGTTGGCTTGACCTGGCAGCATCCATCGCGCACTCTTAATGACGATGAGGTGAATACCACGACACAAGCCATCCTCACCTCGCTCGAACAAAGGTTGAACGCCACGTTAAGGAAGTAG
- the ihfA gene encoding integration host factor subunit alpha, giving the protein MGALTKAEMAERLYEELGLNKREAKELVELFFEEIRHALEDNEQVKLSGFGNFDLRDKRQRPGRNPKTGEEIPITARRVVTFRPGQKLKARVEAYAGTKS; this is encoded by the coding sequence ATGGGGGCTTTGACGAAAGCTGAAATGGCGGAACGTCTTTATGAAGAGTTGGGCCTGAACAAGCGGGAGGCCAAGGAATTGGTCGAGCTGTTCTTCGAAGAAATCAGGCACGCTCTTGAAGACAACGAGCAGGTCAAATTGTCGGGTTTCGGCAATTTCGACCTTCGGGACAAACGCCAGCGGCCTGGCCGCAATCCGAAAACCGGTGAAGAAATCCCGATCACGGCTCGCCGCGTGGTCACCTTTCGTCCAGGGCAGAAACTGAAAGCCCGAGTTGAGGCCTATGCTGGAACCAAGTCATAA
- a CDS encoding MerR family transcriptional regulator: MLEPSHNDELPPIPGKRYFTIGEVSDLCAVKPHVLRYWEQEFPQLNPVKRRGNRRYYQRQDVLMIRQIRALLYDQGFTIGGARLRLSGDEAKDDTTQYKQLIRQTISELEDVLSVLKK, from the coding sequence ATGCTGGAACCAAGTCATAACGACGAACTTCCGCCCATTCCCGGCAAGCGCTACTTCACCATCGGTGAAGTCAGCGACTTGTGTGCCGTCAAGCCTCACGTGCTGCGGTACTGGGAGCAGGAATTTCCTCAGCTCAACCCCGTGAAGCGTCGCGGAAACCGTCGGTATTACCAGCGCCAGGACGTGCTGATGATCCGCCAGATCCGCGCGCTGCTGTATGACCAGGGTTTCACCATTGGCGGTGCGCGTCTGCGTCTGTCCGGTGACGAGGCCAAGGATGACACCACGCAGTACAAGCAATTGATTCGCCAGACCATCTCCGAGCTCGAAGATGTCTTGAGTGTCCTGAAGAAGTGA